Part of the Phycisphaeraceae bacterium genome, CGCTCGCACGATCGCGAGAGGATCCTCAGCATGACAAGCATCCCCAACAAGCCAATCGTCGGGCCCGCCGATCACAGCCACGGGCACGACCACCACGAGGGCTCGTACCTCGCCGGGAAGGGATCGTTCCTCAAGACCGTCTGGTCCTGGGTCTACACGATCGACCACAAGAAGATCGGCGTGATGTACCTCGCCGCGACCCTCTTCGCCTTCTTCCTGGGTGGCATCTTCGCGCTCATCTTCCGCGCCGACCTCCTCACCCCCGGCGCGGGCCCCGTCTTCGGCGATGTCGAGTTCACCAACCCGCTCACCGGCGAGGCGGTCCGGCTCACCGCCAACAACCTCTACAACCGTTCCTTCACCCTGCACGGCGCGCTGATGGTCTTCACCTTCATCGTGCCCGCCATCCCCGCGGCCTTGGGCAACTTCTTCCTGCCCCTCATGGTCGGCGCGAAGGATGTCGCCTTCCCCCGGCTCAACCTGCTCTCCTGGTACATCTACCTCTCCGGCAGCGTCCTCTTCCTCGGCACCCTCCTCTGGGGCGGCGTCGAGACCGGCTGGACCTTCTACACCCCGTACTCAACCACCACGCCCTACGGCGCCACGGCCCTCGCCACCACCTCCGTCTTCATCCTCGGCTTCTCCTCCATCCTCACCGGCCTCAACTTCATCGTGACGGTGCACAAGCTCCGCCAGCCCGGCATGGGCTGGTTCGACATGCCCCTCTTCATCTGGGCCATGTACGCCACCGCCATCATCATGGTCCTCGCGACCCCGGTCATCGGCGTCACCGTTCTCCTGCTCACCATCGAGAACCTCTTCAAGATCGGCATCTTCGACCCCGCGCTCGGCGGAGACCCCGTCCTCTTCCAGCACTTCTTCTGGTTCTACAGCCACCCCGTCGTCTACGTGATGATCCTCCCGGCCTTCGGCATCATCTCCGAGGTCATCGCGACGCACTCGCGCAAGCGCATCTTCGGCTACCGCGTCGTCGCCTTCTCCTCGCTCGCCATCGCGGGCATCTCCTTCCTCGTCTGGGGACACCACATGTTCACCGCGACGAGCGAACTCGCCGCCGCGGTCTTCTCGGGGCTCACCTTCCTCGTCGCCATCCCTACCGCGATCAAGGTCTTCGCCTGGGTCGCCACGCTCTACAAGGGCTCCATCGCGTTCAACACGCCGATGATGTACGCCCTCTCCTTCCTCTTCCTCTTCACCATCGGCGGGCTCACCGGCCCGCCACTCGCAACGCTCGCCTCCGACCTCCACCTGCACGACACCTACTTCGTCGTCGCGCACTTCCACTATGTCATGATGGGCGGCACCGTCATCGCCCTCATCTGCGGCCTCTTCCACTGGTGGCCCAAGATGTTCGGCAAGATGTACAACGAGACCGCCGGCATGATCGGCTGCGCCCTCGTGTTCATCGGGTTCAACCTCACCTTCTTCACCCAGTTCTGGCTCGGCACCAACGGCATGCCCCGGCGTTACGCCACCTACGTCGAGGAATTCCAGCCCCTGCACGTGCTCAGCACCATCGGCTCCTGGATCCTCGCCGCCGGCCTCTTCCTGCACCTCTTCACCTTCATCTGGTCCCTCGCCGCTGGCAAGAAGGCGTCCGCCAACCCGTGGGGCTCCCTCACCACCGAGTGGGACACCGATTCGCCCCCGATCGAGCACAACTTCCACCACGAGCCCGTCTGCACCCACGGGCCCTACGACTACGACGATGTCGTGCCCCCACGCACCAAGCCGGGCGAGTGGCCTCTCCCCGAGCCGCTCCCCGAGGGCGCACCGAAGCACTGACCGCCCGAACAACGCGGAGCGCGGGGCCGAAACACGCCCCGCCTCCGATTCTCTCATGAACCGTCAAGGAGTCGCGCGTCCGCCCGGTCGGCACGACGCGCGAGGCAACGAAGCAGAGGCGAAAGACCGCCGATGACCAGCATCCACGCACACGGCGCGCACGGCGCCATCGTCGACGAACATCCCGATCACCCCATCGACGGCAACACGCCGCGGGTGGCGTCCCATTTCCGGAATTACGAGGAGCAGTTCGACGCCGGCAAGCTCGGCATGTGGCTCTTCCTCACCACGGAAATCCTGCTCTTCTCGGGGTTCTTCGTCGCCTACGCCGTCTTCCGCATGCTCTACCCCGAAGCGTTCAAGGGCGCCTCGGAGTACTACCTCAACTGGAAGATCGGCTTCGTCAACACCTGCGTGCTCCTGCTGTCGTCCTACACGATCGCCGCGAGCATCCGCAACGCCCAGAAGAACCAGCAGGGCATGCTCAAGATCAACCTGCTGATCACCATCCTCTGCGCCGTCTTCTTCCTCGTCGTCAAGCTCGGCTGGGAGTACTGGCCCAAGTACCAGAAGGGCGAGTTCGGCGGCGGGCTCTTCACCTACTCCGGAGGAACCTGGGACCAGGAGCCGCTCTTCCTCTCCATCTACTGGGTCGCCACCGCCACCCACGGCATCCACGTCCTCGTCGGCATCTTCATCATCTCGTGGCTCCTCTGGGGCGCCTCCAAGCGACGCTACGGACCCTGGAACTACCTCGCCATCGAGAACACCGGTCTCTACTGGCACATCGTCGACCTCATCTGGATCTTCCTCTTCCCCCTCCTGTACCTCGCCTGATCCCGGCACTCTCTCACGCGCACCACGCATACGGCCAGACCCACATGAGCCACGACCATACCCACGATCATCATCACGACGATCACCACGCCCCCGACGGCCATCACATCTCCTCGCAGCGCACGCTCCTGTCCGTTCTGGGCGTGCTCCTCGCGCTGACCGTCATCACCGTCATCGTCGCCAAGTATGTCCCCGCCAGCGACGCCGCCCACATGGTCATGGCGCTCATCATCGCCTGCACCAAGGGATCGCTCGTCTGTCTCTACTTCATGCACCTCATCTATGACCGCATCTTCTACAGCGCGCTCTTCATCTCCTGCCTCTTCGTCATGTCCCTCTTCTTCATCTTCACCATGCTCGATTTCGCGGGCCGAGGCAGCATGGACCCCGTCCGCGCGCAGCTCATCGTCCCCATGCCCAACAACCGCGTCGAGCTCGCACGCTTCGACGAACGCGAGCGACTCGGACGCGAACTCTTCCTCGCCAACTGCTCCGTCTGCCACGGCCGCGACGGCCAGGGCGTCGCCGGGCTCGGCGAGGCCCTCGCCGGCGACGAGTACGTCCGCACCACCAGCATCCCCGACCTCGTCGAGTTCCTGAAGGTCGGCCGCCCCGCCAGCCACCCGCTCAACATCTCCGGCGTCACCATGCCGGCCCGCGGCGGCAACCCAAACCTCACCGACGAGAACCTCGAGCAGCTCGCCGCATACCTCAAGGTCATGCCGGCGCGCATCTCAGGCCACGGCCACGGCCACGGCCACGAAACCAAGGACAGCGGCGCGCACTGACGCGCCGACCGCCCGACACGGAGCACGCACGCGCATGAGCCGACCCACGCCGCGAGCACGGATCCTCGGCCTCGCGATCCTCGCCCTCGCCGCGATCACGCTCGGGGTCTCCCTCCCGGCTATGGCGCGACAGATCCGAGCGCAGAACGCCGACGCAGACCTCCCGTTCTTCGGCATGCGCTCCCCCGACCCCGCCGCCATCCCCTTCGTCAACGATGCCGCCACCTTCGTGTGGGGCGTCAACGCAGGAACCGCGCCCGTCACGCTCACCCTCGTCGACAGGGAGGGCGCCCCGTTCCTGCGCGCCGACTACCGCGGCGAGTCGCACCTCGTCGCCATCACCGGCACGGTCGACACGCGACTTCCCGGTCTCGCCCGCTTCCGCGAGAACCAGATCAAGCTCGAGGTCATCACCGAGCAGCGCCCCAGACTCGCCGCCACCGACCGCGACGCGCCGACGAAAACCGCGCCCGACCGCCTCGTCCTCGCCGCGAGGATCGAGCGCGAGGTCGACCTCGCCAAAGACGCCTCCCCGATGGCAGGCGTCGTCGATCGCAAATCGTGGCGCTACGAGCTCGTCGAGTTCGTCCCGCTTGGCGTTGAGTCCGACCGCGCCATGATCGTCCACGAGATCGCCTACGCCGACATGCCCGAGCACGAGCGGACATGGCAGTACGCCGCCGCCCTCGCCGTTACCCCGCCCACCAAGCTCCCGAAACTGAAAGAGCCGATGGGCTCCAACCGGGGCCTCGACGGCGTCACCTGGCCCTTCCCGCTCGCCGGGGCCGGAGGCCTGCTCCTGGTGATCGGCGTGATGGTGTTCGGCAGCTCCTTCGTGAAACGCCCGGCCGACAGCGACCCCCGGCCAGACGCCGGCGCGCGGGCCCGAGAAGAGAAAGCCCCTTCCCGCCCCGCCAACGCTTGATTCGAGCGTGTTCGAGGGTACCGTTCCCGCCCCGTCGCCCCTCCGAAGTCCGGCCCCGATCGGTCCGAAAGAGGTTCGACACCCGCCCCGGAAGCCCAGCCGAAGGGGCACGACAACCGACTTTCCCCGATAGCTCAATGGTAGAGCGAGCGGCTGTTAACCGCTAGGTTGTAGGTTCGAGTCCTACTCGGGGAGCTTTCAGACCCCAGGCCCGCCGCCTGGGGTTTTTTCGTTGGCGTCGGTCCCTCGATCCGGTACGCTGGGCCCCAGTCCCCGTCCTGCCCCGTCTGCGCGATCTCTGGGAGCGCCCGATGCCTCGATTCCGACTCGCCGACGCTGCGTGCCTGCTCGCCGCGATCTGCCCCATCGCCCAGGGATCCACACCCCAGGACCACCTTCTCTACGCCGCGCCCATTTTCTCTGCCGGCTGGAACGCGAACTCCGTTGTCGTCGCGGATTTCAACGCCGACGGCGTTCCCGATGTCGCGCTTTCGTTCCTGTTAGGCGTCGAAGTGCTCTTCGGGAACCCGGACGGGACGGTTCAGCCCGCCACCAGATATGCCGCGGGCGATCAGCCACGATCCGTTGCCGTCGGGGACTTCAACGCCGACGGTTTCCTCGACCTCGTCGTGGCGAACAGCGGCGAGCAGAACAACACCGTGAGGGTGCTGCTGGGCAACCCCGACGGGACCTTTCAACCCGCGACCAGCATCCCGGTGGGCGCCCGCGCCTGGGCGCTCGCCGTCGGCGATCTCAACTCCGACGGCGTGCTGGATCTCGCGGTCACCAACAACCTCAACCCAGGAAGGGTCACCGTTCTGCTCGGCAACGGCGACGGCTCGTTCCAGCCCGGCGTCCAGTACGCGACGGGCCGAAACCCGCAGTCCGTCGCGTTGGGTGACATGAACAACGACGGGCATCTCGATCTCGTCGTCGCCGACAACGCGAACCAGAGCGTCAGCATCCTTCTCGGGCACGGCGATGGGACATTCGACTTCAGGCAAGCGTTCTTGAGCGGGCCCGAGCCGCGCGCAGTCGCGCTCGGCGACTTGAACGGTGACGGGATTCTCGATGTCGCGCTCGCGCGGAACGGCGCGGTGAGCGTGCTGCTCGGCGTCGGCGATGGCACTCTGGAAACGAAGCAGGACTACACGACCGGGAACTTCCCGATCGCCGTCGCCATCACCGATGTGAGCGGCGACGGGATTCCCGACATCGTCGCCGCGAACTCGGGAAGCAACAGCGTCAGCGTGCTGGTCGGCAACGGGGACGGGACCCTTCAGCCCAGGCGTAACTTCGCCGCAGGCGCCAGCCCGCAGTCCATCGCGGTCCGCGACATGAACTCGAACGGTCGCAAGGATGTCGTCGTGGGCAACGCGGCGGGAATCAGCGTGCTCTTCGCGGATCAGAACAGGGATTTCCCGGCCAGATCAGACATCCTGACCGGAGCGCGTCCGAGCGCTCTCGCCGTCGGTGATCTGAATGGGGATGGCATACCTGATGTCGTGACCGCGAACTTCCATTCCGGGAATGTGAGCGTGCTCCTGAGTCAGGGAGATGGCGCCTACGCACCGCGGCAGGACTACACGGTCCCAAGCAATCCGACCGCCGTCGTCATCGGCGATTTCAACCTGGACGGCGAGCCCGACCTCGCCGCCTCCAGCCTGGGAAGTGGCGGAGTTGTCAGCATTCTGCTCGGGACCGGGACCGGGGTCTTCGTGCCCGCGATCGGGATCCTGACGGGTGTGCGGGCAGACACACTCGTGAGTGCCGACTTCAACAACGACGGGTCGCTCGATCTCGTGCTGATGAGGTTCGGTGCTCCCAGCCCTTTGATGCTCGCGCTGGGCAACGGCGACGGCACATTTCAACCGCTCTCCGTGATACCAGACAGCGACTACGGAACTCTCGCGGCGCGAGACCTGGACGGCGACGGCGCAATCGACCTCATCGTCACAAACTACCCAACGGGTACCCTCAGCGTGTGGATGGGGAACGGCGATGGCTCATTCCAGGACGCCGTCGTTTACACCGCAGGAGCAAGACCCATCGGGAGCGCGTCTGGCGATCTTGATGGTGACGGCAAACTCGACCTCGTGGTGACGAACTTCGACAGCAACACGCTGAGCATCTTCCGCGGCAACGGCGACGGGACATTCCTGCCAGCGGTTGAGATCGAATCCGGAATACAACCTTTCGGCGTCGCGATCCACGATGTGAACGGCGACGGGCGCCAGGACATCATCGTCACGCTGAAGTACCTCCCGGGCGCCGTTGCCGTGTTCCCGGGCAACGGCGACGGAACCTTCCGTGCCCCGATGACCTTTTCGACAGGCGCGTTCCCTTCCCACATCTTGATTTCGGATTTCAACGCCGACGGGCTCCCGGACATCGTGGTCGCGAACACCTCGGACAACTCCGTCAGCATCCTCTTTCGCCGCGACGCGGAAGCGCAGCCACCCGCGTGCCCCGGCGACGCCAACGGCGACGGCGTCGTGAACTTCGCCGATCTGAACATCGTGCTGGGCCAGTTCGGCGCGTCGGGCCAGGGCCTCCCCGGCGACATCAACAACGACGGCGTGATCAACTTCGCGGACCTCAACCTCGTCCTCGCCGACTTTGGGCAGTCCTGCGGCTGAAGCGCCGGAGACGGCTATCCGGAAACAGCGTCGCCGACCGGTGTTCTGGACCGTGGCGGGCGGAGAGGCCCGTCGGTAGAGTGGAAAGGATGCTCCACCCACGCATCCGTCGCGGTCTTCTTGCTCGCAAGATCACGAACCTCGCACTGCCGCTGGCGTGCTTCGTCACGCTCGGCGCGTGCGAGTCCGGGGGGCAGACGGGCGCGGTTGTCGGCGCGGGTTTCGGCGCGCTGATGGGTCAGGCCATCGGCGGCAACACTTCCGGCACGCTGGTCGGGGCGGCGGTCGGGACCGGCGCCGGCTACATGATCGGCAACGAGCGCGACCGACAGGGGGCTCGCGAGGAACAGGCCAGGCGCGACCGCGAACGCGAGCGTCGCGATCGCGAGCACGAGGCAGCGCTGCGCACGCTCGAGGCGCGCCAGGCGGAGATCGAATCCCAGTCGTCTCAGCCCACGACGGGAACCTTCATCCCGCCGAAGTGGCCCGCCTCGACGCCCGAGATGAGGCCGTTCGCCGACTCCGCGTGGCGTGTCGCCTCGATGACGCCACCGCCCCGCCGCGCGTTCGAGTCGATGACGCTGCATTTCCAGCCCAACGGCCACGTCGTGACTACGACGATCTTCCCCGGAGGCAGGATGAACGTCGCGTCCGAGACCTACCGCGTCGTCGGCAACACGATGATCATCAACGGGTCCGACTATCTCACGAACTCGGCGTGGACGCTCACGGAATCGACGCTGACGCTCATCAACCAGGGCTTCCGGACAACGCTCGAGCGCATCGGCGTCGGCGACTGATTCTTTCGCAGCCAGCCCGTCAACCAGCCGGGATCTGTAGACTGCTTTCTGGTCCGAACCCTCGTGCCGCAGAAAGGTGCGACAGCGCCAGTGGCCGACAGCGAACGCCCATCCTTCACCGGTTTCCACGCGAGGTTCGCGCTCGTTCCAACCCTCGCGGGGTATCGGCTCGGCTGGCTGAGGAACGACCTCGGCGCCGGGCTGGCCGTTGCTGCGGTTGCGCTGCCGATCGCGCTGGCGTATCCCGCCCTCGCGGGGCTGTCGCCCCAGACGGGCTTTTACGCGAGCATCGCCTCGCTGCTCGCGTACGCGGCGTTCGGTTCGTCACGCCGGCTGATGGTCGGTCCCGACGCCGCGACGCTCACCGTGCTCGCGGGCGTGTTCGCGTCGATACTTGTTCAGTTGCCGGGCCTCACCGCCGACCAGCGAGCCGCCGCCGCCGCGCTGATCGCGATCGGGGCGGGGGTGATCTGTCTCCTCGGGCGTGTGCTGGGCATCGGCGCGCTGGCGAACTTCCTGTCGCGTCCGATCCTCACCGGGTTCTTCGCCGGCATCTCGCTCACGATCATGACCGGGCAGATCGGACGGCTCACTGGCCTGCATATCGACGCCGATGGGATCGTCCGGCCCGTTGTCGAGATGCTGCGCGAGTCGTCCGGGATCCACTGGGTGTCGGTGTTCGTCGGCCTCACGATGTTCGCGATACTCGAGGTTGCGCGGGTCGCGCGATCGCCCGTGCCCGGTCCGGTCATCGTGGTCGTTGCGGCCATCGTCCTCTCGGCGTTGCTTGGTCTTGAGGCGCGCGGCGTGGCCGTCGTGGGTGATCTGCCGGCGGCGCTGCCCGCGCTCGGACTGCCGGGTGTCTCGGGTCTTCCCCTCGCATCGATCGCGCTCGGCTCCGCCGCGGTCGCGGTGATCAGTTTCGGCTCCGGCATCATCACCGCACGGAGTTTCGCCGCACGGACCGACGAAACCGTGGACTCGAACCGTGAACTCATCGGCTTCGGCGCCGCGAACATCGCCTGCGGGCTCGCTGGCGGCTTCCCGGTGACCGGCGCCGCCTCACGCACCGCCGTCAACATCTCGTCCGGCGGCAGGAGTCAGGTGTCGGGCCTCGTCGCGGCGGGCATGCTCGTGCTCGCGATCGTGTATCTCGGACCGGTTCTCCGCATCCTGCCGCTGCCGGCGCTGGGCGCGATCCTGTTCTCGGCCGCGGTGCACATGATCGACTTCCGAACGCTCGCTGAGATACGGCGGATCTCCCGGATCGAGTTCGCGTTCGCGATGATGGCGCTGGTCGGGCCCATCGCGTTCGGAGTACTGCAGGGGGTCGCCGTCGCGATCGTCGTCTCGCTCGTGCATGTGATCCATAAAGGCATGCATCCCCGGGTCGTTCAACTCGGGCGCATCCCCGGTCGGGCGGGGTTCTTTAAACTTCATCGCCACGCCGACGCTCGCCCTGCGCCAGGCGTCGTCATCGTGCTCATTGAGGGCGACCTGCTCTTCTTCGCGGTCGACAACGTGAAGAGCGCCCTCATGAAGCACTCAGGCGCGTTGGACGGCCATGTCCGCTGGGTGATCTTCGATGCGGGCGTGATGGCGCAGATCGACACCACCGGCGCGGCGATGCTTCACGAAGCGAACCGTTCGCTCGCGAAACGTGGAGTTCGGCTCGCGCTCTCCGGCCTGCACCACGAGGTTCGACAACTGCTCGATCGCGCCGGCGTCACCGACGCGATCGGGAAAGACATGGTCTTCGACAACCTCGACGAGGCGCTGCGCGCGTTCGAGGCGCAGCGTGACACGGTGCGCGAATGAGGCAGGCGCGAGCCCGGGGATACCTCTGGTTGCCACAGTGGCAAAGCGGTGGAATCTCCGCAGCGACGCGAGTTTCCACGCAACCGTCACACCGCGTGTCCCGCGCTGTTGTTCAGCGGGTAAGTGACTGCAGGGAATGGGCTTGCGATCCTCGACGCGAGACGATGGCCATCGCTGCAGCTGCGACTCGGTCTCGCGAAAGATTGTCGCGGAACATCTTGAAGCGAAAGGCCTTCGTGTACAATCGAAGTACCGCCTCGCTGTTTCATGACGAAGCAGCGCAGCGCGGATCGCTGATCAGCATTCGGAGATTGACACATGAAATCGTTCAAGACTCTCGCGTCCTGCGTCGTTCTCGGCGCCGTGATCGTCGGCGCCAGCGGCTGCGCGACGACCCCACGCGACGAGGCGGATCGCACCGCGCTGGTTGAGCGCGCCGACTCGACCAAGGACTGGTTCCAGTCGAACGTCAACGGCCTCGGCGGACAACTCCGCGACTCCGGCGGCTACGTCGTGTTCCCCGATGTCGGGCAGGCCGGCTTCATCGTCGGCGGCACTTCGGGTCGGGGCGTCGTCTTCGATTCCCGCGGCAGGCAGATCGGCTGGGCTCGACTCAGTTCCGGCTCCGTCGGCCTTCAGGCCGGCGTCCGCGGGTTCCGCATGCTCATGATCCTGCAGAACGAGCAGGCCATGAGCGAATTCCGCAACAACCGCTGGTCCGGCACCGCGAGCGCCGTCGCCGTCGCGGGCGGTGCGGGCGGATCCGGCCTGGCCGAGTTCCGCAACGGCGTGGCCGTCTATCAGGGCGCCAGCAGCGGTCTGATGGCCGGCGTCGATGTCGGTCTCGCCAACATCCGCTTCGAGCCCATGGAATAACCCGATCGACCGGGCGACTCGCCCCGATCACACGGACCGCGCCTCGGAAGCGGCGCGGCCCGATTCGTCTTCCTCGCAGCGCATCGAGGGCGCCAGCGTCTGGCTCCGCGTGCGAAAGGCGATCGCGCGTCGTGTGGTGAAAGGACCGGCTGGTGGCGAAGCCAGACAAGAAGGACGGCCCGGGGCGCATGAAGCGCAAGGAGTATGAGAAGGAACTCAAAAAACTCCAGGCACGTCTCTGCAAACTCCAGGACTGGGTGAAACACGAAGGCCTGCGCGTCATCATAGTCTTCGAAGGGCGCGACGCCGCGGGCAAGGGCGGCGTCATCAAGGCGATCACCGAACGCGTCAGCCCGCGCGTCTTCCGCGTCGTCGCGCTCCCGGCGCCGTCCGACCGCGAGAAGTCCCAGATGTACATCCAGCGGTTCATGCAGCACTTCCCCGCGGCGGGCGAGGTCGTGATCTTCGACCGGTCCTGGTACAACCGCGCGGGCGTCGAGCACGTGATGGGGTTCTGCACCAAGGAAGAGCACAAACGCTTCCTCGAGCTCTGCCCGATTGTCGAGAAGTACTTCATCGAAGGGGGCATCACGCTTCTCAAGATCTGGCTCGAAGTCAGCGACGAGGAGCAGAAGCGCCGCTTCGAGGCACGCATCGACGACCCACTCCGTCAGTGGAAGCTCAGCGCCATGGACCTGCCCTCGCGCAGCAAGTGGTACGAGTACTCCAGGGCCCGCGACATGATGCTCGACGCCACCGACACCGAACACGCCCCTTGGCACATCCTCCGAAGCGACGACAAGAAACGGGCGCGCCTCAACTGCATCAGGCACATTCTCGACTCCATCCCGCACAAGGAGTTGTCGCGCGAGAAGATCGATGTCCCCGAGCGGTCGAAGAAGCACGCCTACGACGACCAGGCAACGCTCGAGGGACGCCGCTTCGTGAACGAGGTCTATTGATCGCACCATGAGATGACCCGATGCGCGACCAAGCTCCGGTCGTGACCGAAAGGAACAGGGGCCATGTGCCGCTGGCTCGCGTACACCGGCTCGCCGATCCCGCTTGAAGATCTTCTCTTCAAGCCGAAACACTCGCTCATCGATCAGAGCATGTCGTCCCGTTCCGCCGAAACGCCCACCAACGCCGACGGCTTCGGCGTCGGCTGGTACGGATCCCGCCCAACGCCGGCGCTCTTCCGCAGCATCCGGCCCGCGTGGAACGACTTCAACCTGCGCGATCTCGCCGGCCAGATCGAATCCAGACTGTTCATCGCGCACGTCCGGGCAACCTCCCTCGCGACCGTGCAGGAGACCAACTGCCACCCGTTCCGCTACGGCAAATGGCTCTTTGCGCACAACGGCGAGGTGCACGGCATCGAACTGATGCGCAAGCGGCTGATCGCGGCCATAGACGACGACCTGTTCCCGCACATTCTCGGCACGACTGACTCCGAGGTGATGTTCTACCTCGCCCTCACCTTCGGGCTCGAGTCCGACCCGCTCGGCGCGCTCGCAAGGATGGCGGGATTCATCGAAGGGGTCGGATCAGAGAAGGGGATACATGAGTCCCTTTGGATGACCCTCGCGGTCACCGACGGAGAGCGCCTCTATGCTGTCCGCTACGCCAGCGACGGCGCAGCCCCGACGCTCTACCACAGCCGCGACGCGCGCGAGGTCTTCGAGATACTCCCAGAACTGCGAGACAAACTCACCGAAGACACCCGCGTCATAGCGTCCGAGCCCACCGGGAAGGCACGACAGATCTGGGTTGAAGTGCCGCAGGCGTCATCGCTCGTGGTCGAGCGGGGCGCCATGCGCGTTCAGCCGTTCATCCCCGTCGCGCCGGGACACGGACCGTACCGGGCGGGAGCCTCGCCCTTTGCGCAGCTGGCTAGGCCAACACCTGATGTGTGACACTTTGTGTGAGAGTGTGTCGCGAACGAACGCACAGATGCTTGCGTGCTCGTGACGTTTCGGTAGGATGACGATCTATGCAGAGCCGAAAGTCGGTTCAGAGCCGCCCGCACCGTGTCAAAAGTGCAGTCACTCCGGGTGGCGCCGTCGATCGGCGCCATGCGCCGCACGCGAATCGACGCGCTTCGACGCACAAACCACGAAGTGTCTTGCTTGCGCTCGGGTCGCTCTTGCTCGCCGGCTGCAAGGTCGGCCCGGAGTACCAGACGCCGCCGGCTTCGGTCAACGATCGCTGGGAATACGACGCGCGTGACGCCGCATCGTCCGATCCGATGTGGTGGGAGACCTTCAACGACCCGGCGCTCAGCGCCCTCGTCCGAGAGGCGACCGCGCAGAACCTCTCGCTCCGCGCAGCGGGTCTGCGAGTGCTTGAAGCCCGCGCAGCGCGCGGGGTCGCCGTCGGCGAGTTCTTCCCGCAACTGCAGGAGGCCTTCGGCTCCGTCGCCGCTAACCAGCTGAGCAACAGCGGCCCCGAAGCGCTGGGCGATCGATCCTTCAACACCGCAGAGGTCGGCCTCCAGGCGGCGTGGGAACTCGATTTCTGGGGCAAGTTTCGCCGCGGCATCGAGGCCGCCGACGCGGAAGTGCTGCTGACCGTCGC contains:
- the ppk2 gene encoding polyphosphate kinase 2 — translated: MAKPDKKDGPGRMKRKEYEKELKKLQARLCKLQDWVKHEGLRVIIVFEGRDAAGKGGVIKAITERVSPRVFRVVALPAPSDREKSQMYIQRFMQHFPAAGEVVIFDRSWYNRAGVEHVMGFCTKEEHKRFLELCPIVEKYFIEGGITLLKIWLEVSDEEQKRRFEARIDDPLRQWKLSAMDLPSRSKWYEYSRARDMMLDATDTEHAPWHILRSDDKKRARLNCIRHILDSIPHKELSREKIDVPERSKKHAYDDQATLEGRRFVNEVY
- a CDS encoding class II glutamine amidotransferase, with the translated sequence MCRWLAYTGSPIPLEDLLFKPKHSLIDQSMSSRSAETPTNADGFGVGWYGSRPTPALFRSIRPAWNDFNLRDLAGQIESRLFIAHVRATSLATVQETNCHPFRYGKWLFAHNGEVHGIELMRKRLIAAIDDDLFPHILGTTDSEVMFYLALTFGLESDPLGALARMAGFIEGVGSEKGIHESLWMTLAVTDGERLYAVRYASDGAAPTLYHSRDAREVFEILPELRDKLTEDTRVIASEPTGKARQIWVEVPQASSLVVERGAMRVQPFIPVAPGHGPYRAGASPFAQLARPTPDV